A part of Pelecanus crispus isolate bPelCri1 chromosome 22, bPelCri1.pri, whole genome shotgun sequence genomic DNA contains:
- the LOC142595677 gene encoding claw keratin-like: protein MSCSSLCVPSCGVATPAPLANACNEPCVRQCPDSTVVIQPPASVVTFPGPILSSFPQYSVVGSAGVPGVAGGYGGTFGGSGGFGWLGGSGVYGGLGGSGGYGGFGSCGYGGWRRGHRYLSGSCGPC from the coding sequence atgtcctgctccagcctgtgcGTCCCTTCCTGTGGGGTGgccaccccggccccgctggcTAACGcctgcaacgagccctgcgtGCGGCAGTGCCCTGACTCCACGGTGGTGATCCAGCCCCCGGCCTCGGTGGTCACCTTCCCCgggcccatcctcagctccttcccgcagtACAGCGTTGTTGGCTCGGCGGGAGTCCCCGGTGTCGCTGGGGGCTATGGCGGCACTTTTGGAGGCTCTGGTGGGTTTGGATGGTTAGGAGGCTCTGGGGTGTACGGAGGCCTTGGGGGCTCTGGCGGCTATGGAGGCTTTGGGAGCTGCGGATACGGCGGCTGGCGCCGAGGCCACAGGTACCTCAGTGGCAGCTGCGGGCCCTGCTAA
- the LOC142595676 gene encoding claw keratin-like: MSCSSLCVPSCGVATPAPLANACNEPCVRQCPDSTVVIQPPASVVTFPGPILSSFPQYSVVGSAGVPGVAGGYGGTFGGSGGFGWLGGSGVYGGLGGSGGYGGFGSCGYGGWRRGHTYLSGSCGPC, encoded by the coding sequence atgtcctgctccagcctgtgcGTCCCTTCCTGTGGGGTGgccaccccggccccgctggcTAACGcctgcaacgagccctgcgtGCGGCAGTGCCCTGACTCCACGGTGGTGATCCAGCCCCCGGCCTCGGTGGTCACCTTCCCCgggcccatcctcagctccttcccgcagtACAGTGTTGTTGGCTCGGCGGGAGTCCCCGGTGTCGCTGGGGGCTATGGCGGCACTTTTGGAGGCTCTGGTGGGTTTGGATGGTTAGGAGGCTCTGGGGTGTACGGAGGCCTTGGGGGCTCTGGCGGCTATGGAGGCTTTGGGAGCTGCGGATACGGCGGCTGGCGCCGAGGCCACACGTACCTCAGTGGCAGCTGCGGGCCCTGCTAA
- the LOC142595682 gene encoding claw keratin-like has product MSCSSLCVPSCGVATPAPLANACNEPCVRQCPDSTVVIQPPASVVTFPGPILSSFPQYSVVGSAGVPGVAGGYGGTFGGSGGFGWLGGSGVYGGLGGSGGYGGFGSCGYGGWARGHRYLSGSCGPC; this is encoded by the coding sequence atgtcctgctccagcctgtgcGTCCCTTCCTGTGGGGTggccaccccagccccgctggCTAACGcctgcaacgagccctgcgtGCGGCAGTGCCCTGACTCCACGGTGGTGATCCAGCCCCCGGCCTCGGTGGTCACCTTCCCCgggcccatcctcagctccttcccgcagtACAGCGTTGTTGGCTCGGCGGGAGTCCCCGGTGTCGCTGGGGGCTATGGCGGCACTTTTGGAGGCTCTGGTGGGTTTGGATGGTTAGGAGGCTCTGGGGTGTACGGAGGCCTTGGGGGCTCTGGCGGCTATGGAGGCTTTGGGAGCTGTGGATACGGCGGCTGGGCCCGAGGCCACAGGTACCTCAGTGGCAGCTGCGGGCCCTGCTAA